The genomic region GCACGGTAAATAGAGGAAAGTCATGAGTTTCTGGGGGAAGGTTATCATTGTAAGCTTACCTTTGAGTGCCAATGTCGCTCTAGCGAATCATTGTGACCGCGAAAACTGGCAAATACTGTTAGATCGTCAGCTCTCGTTTGAAGGTCGCTATAATCAATACACCAACGAGTTCAACCAAGTTCTCTCGACCTATGAGTCACAAACATTGTTATCTAAACACTTTAATGAAAAGCAGGTCATTGAGCTTTGGGTAAAGTACGAAGAAAGGTTTAATGTACAGCTCAATAGTCATATGAATACCGCTTATGACGTCTCTGAGATTTTATTACAACAGGCGTACCTTGTTTCTACTGAGCTTGAAGGCGCTCAGTCTCTAGCGTATTCGTGGCAGGCCATCGCCAAACACTGCACCAAAGCAAAACTCACGCGTCAGGCAGAAAGTGCGCAGCTGCACATACAAAGCTCACAATCACTTTCCCGAGATCTCCAGACACTCAGTGAAAAATTCCGTCAGCTGTCTTCAAAATACCGAAGAGAAGCTAGGATGATTGATGAAGCACGCAGCACAAGCCAACCAAAAGACGATGTATCAAACTGAAATCGCCATTATATTACCTCACTTATCGACTGGACTTTTCCGATAAATATGTTCATTTCCACACAAAACATTCTAATAAGTCGTTAATCAATGTTTTATCAATAAGTTGTAAAACCAATGTTCTAACTATCAACAATGAAGTTCAATTTCCGACCAATGCAAGCAAGTATGTGAGATATTCATCACAAAATAGATTTACAAACGCCAGAAAATTGTTATCATGATTATTCATATAACTTAATAACAAGAAACATTTTGGCTAGGTAATATGCAAAAAACTATGGCTTTCAACTGCTTGAGTAACACGGAATGGACTGCAGAGATAAGAGGTAAACTTTTATCTGTAGCTAAACACATGGAAGAGTTCGGTTCAGTAAGTGAGCTAGAGCTATGTAAGATATTTGGAGAGACAATTTGGAATGACGGTGTGGATTATCATTCACATGCTTTTTCATTCAGGATTAATGCACAAACCGGGGATTGTTCAATCTCCAACTTTAAGTATCACTAAGTTTTGCACCTATTATATACGGAGTACCTTTCATAAGGTGCTCCGTTTTTTATTGCCTATACCTAACAACTGATCAATAATTTTTTGATACTGACTGTGCTTCTGCTTAAAGATCGTGTCATTTCGTTTTCAGCTCATTTCTCCGCTGTGTAGCTTCTCTATTTTCGCTTAATCAGTATAAATTGGCAGTGACGCATTGCCTTTTACTTGCCTTATCGCAAGGTGAGTATGAATATCTTTCACGTTAGAGAGCCTTTGAAGTTTTCTTGTAAATGCCTCATAGGCCATTAAGTTCGGACTAACCACTTCTAGCAGGTAGTCATAAGCACCAGATACAACGTGACAGCTGATCACCTCTTCCATCTCGACAATGGCACCTTCGAACTTATCGATCGACACTTCTTGGTGGTTGTTTAGGCTCACTTCGACAAACACACTCATCGCCACACCCACTTTTTCTCGGGACAAGCTCACGCGATAACCGTCGATGATACCTTTCTCTTCAAGTCTTTTAATGCGCCTCGCGCACGGTGACGCAGATAACCCGACTTCATCCGCTAATTCAGCCGTGGTTAGCCTGCCATCTTTTTGTAGCAGCTCGAGAAGATGCCTATCAATTCTATCCATAGTCAACACCAAACATTAGTTAGATCCGTTAATAATTTAACAAATATTAGCAAAGATCATCAACAATGATTCAAGTTAGACCAAAACTTGCCAACCTGTGGCACAACAACTATCTCATAATGAGCCATCATCCACTTTCTTTTTATTTTATGAACCTTGGCTATCTATCTATTACTGTCACTCTGCTCATTTGGGCGAGCTTTTTCCTTTCTCTTAAAGGCGGCGCGAATTCAGATTTAACACCTGCAGATATCGCTCTCACAAGATTTCTCATACCCGCTTTGGTGTTACTACCTATAGTGTGGAAAGCTCGTAGCGCCATTGCAGTCGTTCCTACACGATATCTAACAGGTATGTTTGTGGGTAGCGGATTGCCTTATCTACTTGTTGCAGGAACGGCCATGCAGTTTGTTCCGGTATCACATGGCAGTGCATTAGTTCCGGGAACACTTCCTCTGTTCGTCACAGGAATTGCAGTACTCTTTTTTAAGCAGCCACTTAGCCGTCACCGTGTTGTAGGTTTAAGCCTAGTTTTGCTCGGCATACTGTTATTTTTAGGAAAGAGCTTAAGTAGCTTCAACTTTGAACACACCAAAGGTCATTTGTTGTTTTTGTGCGGAAGCTTAATGTGGGCGACTTTTACTATCTCAGCCCGTGTCGCCAACCTTAATGCGTTAATCAGTGCGGGTTTTATTTCTCTCTGCTCTACTTTGCTGCTACTTGTCCTTATCTTAACAGGCACGCTCCCAAGCCACCTAATGGACACACCAATCGCTAATTGGCCATATGCAGAGCTTGCCGTTCATTCAGCAGTACAAGGTGTTGGAGCGGGTTTAATAGCGGCGTTCACTTATTTATATGCTGTTAATACATTAGGGGCTGAACGCTCAGCCGCTTTTGGCAGTGCAACACCTGCCGTTGCGACACTATTAGCAATTCCATTTTTTAACGAAATCCCAGATGCGATGACCTGGCTTGCCCTTGGTTCAATTTGCATCGGTAGCTTAGTCGCGAGCAATATCTTCATGAGAAACGATCAATCCATGCAATACCGACCGCCAAGTCATAACAAAGCGTAACGCCGATAATCTGCACCATTTCAAGCGGTTCGATGGCCAGGTTTCAGGTATGCCGCAGCCAGATAAGCCTACAAAGGTAGGCTTATCTAAAATCTGCTTTTTCTAAGCTCACTTCTCCATTAAACTGTCCGACCTTTTTGCCGATCCAAGAGAACACCATGCAACGCGACTACACCTTAAATTGCTTGATCACCATGCCTCGCCATGAACTAGAAGAATTTAGTTTAAGAATGATTCATCGCCTTGTTCCTGAAGATGCAATGACGGAATTATTTACGTTCGAGCAAGAAGAAGTCACCAGTGAAGAACGCATGCAATCTGCAAAATTCGACGCAATGTTAAGAATGACGGCTATCGCGCTTGGTGAAGTAAACCTAGCCTTCTCTGAGTCAGACAACTCACAACAGAATATCGAGCGCATGACTCGCCTACTGCTTTGGCACTTCTATTCAATATCTTTCAACCTTGAA from Vibrio gigantis harbors:
- a CDS encoding exoribonuclease R, translating into MQRDYTLNCLITMPRHELEEFSLRMIHRLVPEDAMTELFTFEQEEVTSEERMQSAKFDAMLRMTAIALGEVNLAFSESDNSQQNIERMTRLLLWHFYSISFNLEEAIAIEVHCDKVEKILKNAPKDAFGWVKELTELLHFYAKVNEGNEEKKDA
- a CDS encoding Lrp/AsnC family transcriptional regulator, yielding MDRIDRHLLELLQKDGRLTTAELADEVGLSASPCARRIKRLEEKGIIDGYRVSLSREKVGVAMSVFVEVSLNNHQEVSIDKFEGAIVEMEEVISCHVVSGAYDYLLEVVSPNLMAYEAFTRKLQRLSNVKDIHTHLAIRQVKGNASLPIYTD
- a CDS encoding DMT family transporter, whose protein sequence is MNLGYLSITVTLLIWASFFLSLKGGANSDLTPADIALTRFLIPALVLLPIVWKARSAIAVVPTRYLTGMFVGSGLPYLLVAGTAMQFVPVSHGSALVPGTLPLFVTGIAVLFFKQPLSRHRVVGLSLVLLGILLFLGKSLSSFNFEHTKGHLLFLCGSLMWATFTISARVANLNALISAGFISLCSTLLLLVLILTGTLPSHLMDTPIANWPYAELAVHSAVQGVGAGLIAAFTYLYAVNTLGAERSAAFGSATPAVATLLAIPFFNEIPDAMTWLALGSICIGSLVASNIFMRNDQSMQYRPPSHNKA